The following coding sequences are from one Myxococcales bacterium window:
- a CDS encoding transposase zinc-binding domain-containing protein, whose protein sequence is MLCCCRSLHSPKCQALREENWIAACAERLLPAGHFHVVFTLSVERAARA, encoded by the coding sequence CTGCTGTGCTGCTGTCGCAGTCTGCACAGCCCTAAGTGCCAGGCTCTGCGAGAGGAGAATTGGATAGCTGCGTGCGCTGAGCGGCTACTTCCAGCTGGACATTTTCATGTGGTTTTCACGCTGTCTGTCGAGCGAGCTGCACGCGCTTAA
- a CDS encoding LuxR C-terminal-related transcriptional regulator — protein sequence MSREVPAKVFEFLRELGVYQGRDVEGALRGLSLRHVDTNVAGARVDWNDLAVFMNRMFDGLSVQEMEKAGEDYVRVNAWIQMALAFFGTPRLLYFGVAEMTKALGFFPHMRTDVELQEASLHIEFHLPETFEPCPFFFHGTTGEYRQMNTLFGKPQAHVEAHTTGRSGIYEIFFTDAPTALDRIFKTGINAYDGVAGEFRRLLLAATGTSASSAEASLNVIQMQKSHGLTLAEARVASRLAKGRSVPEIGLDLKISTGTVRSHLKASYAKTGARSQAELVRIVLGGQTTQ from the coding sequence ATGTCGCGAGAGGTCCCTGCGAAAGTTTTTGAGTTCCTGCGAGAACTTGGCGTCTACCAAGGACGGGATGTCGAAGGCGCCCTTCGCGGCCTGTCCCTGCGTCACGTGGACACGAACGTAGCTGGCGCTCGCGTAGATTGGAACGACTTGGCCGTTTTCATGAATCGCATGTTCGATGGACTGAGCGTGCAGGAGATGGAAAAGGCCGGAGAGGACTACGTCCGGGTCAATGCGTGGATCCAAATGGCTCTGGCTTTTTTCGGCACTCCTCGCTTGTTGTATTTCGGCGTCGCGGAGATGACCAAAGCGTTGGGCTTCTTCCCGCATATGCGGACGGATGTCGAGTTGCAAGAAGCGTCCTTGCACATCGAATTCCACTTGCCTGAAACGTTCGAGCCATGCCCTTTCTTCTTCCATGGAACGACAGGCGAATACCGACAAATGAACACCTTGTTCGGAAAGCCGCAGGCTCACGTTGAAGCGCATACCACTGGTCGCAGCGGTATATACGAGATCTTTTTCACGGACGCGCCAACGGCACTCGATCGCATTTTTAAAACGGGAATCAATGCTTACGACGGTGTTGCAGGCGAGTTCCGTCGACTCTTGCTCGCAGCCACTGGCACCAGCGCTAGCTCTGCCGAGGCGTCCTTAAATGTAATCCAGATGCAGAAATCCCACGGCCTGACCCTGGCGGAAGCGCGAGTTGCGTCGCGATTGGCGAAAGGCCGAAGCGTGCCCGAGATCGGTCTGGATCTGAAGATCTCGACGGGTACGGTGCGGTCCCACCTGAAGGCCAGCTATGCGAAGACAGGTGCAAGAAGTCAGGCCGAATTGGTCCGAATCGTATTGGGCGGCCAAACTACACAATAG
- a CDS encoding helix-turn-helix transcriptional regulator, giving the protein MTKFFGQPQARVESNVNDRHGIYDIYFPEPPTKMDRLVESGRNLFDGLAGEFRRLLGSAVRSADSDAIYSLQRAHGLTLAESRVAYSLSTGRSVSEVSADLRISIGTVRSHLKSAYAKTGARGQSELVRIAMSTSPLGRSH; this is encoded by the coding sequence ATGACAAAGTTCTTTGGCCAACCGCAGGCGCGCGTGGAATCAAATGTCAACGATCGGCACGGCATCTACGATATTTACTTTCCCGAGCCGCCAACGAAGATGGACAGACTTGTCGAATCCGGCAGGAACTTGTTCGATGGTCTAGCCGGCGAATTCCGTCGGCTGCTCGGCAGTGCAGTAAGAAGCGCTGATTCCGATGCGATTTACAGTTTACAACGCGCCCATGGGCTCACTCTCGCGGAATCTCGCGTGGCATATAGTCTATCAACCGGGCGCAGCGTCTCTGAAGTGTCTGCCGACCTGCGTATATCCATCGGGACCGTCCGATCACACCTAAAGTCGGCCTACGCCAAGACCGGTGCCCGAGGCCAAAGCGAACTTGTTCGAATCGCCATGAGCACATCGCCCTTAGGTCGAAGCCACTAA
- the tnpB gene encoding IS66 family insertion sequence element accessory protein TnpB (TnpB, as the term is used for proteins encoded by IS66 family insertion elements, is considered an accessory protein, since TnpC, encoded by a neighboring gene, is a DDE family transposase.) — protein MFVASESTDLRRSFDGLGAMVEGFDCGGAMSGDLFVFFNSRRTQFRMLFWDGTGYCIFMKRLEAGTFRRVSSGDGSHFEMSSAELTLLLEGIDTTVLRRRKRFKES, from the coding sequence ATGTTTGTGGCGAGCGAAAGCACTGACCTACGGCGCAGCTTCGATGGCCTTGGCGCCATGGTGGAGGGGTTTGATTGCGGCGGCGCTATGTCAGGCGATCTATTTGTGTTTTTCAACTCACGCAGGACGCAGTTTCGGATGCTGTTCTGGGACGGGACGGGATACTGCATTTTCATGAAGCGATTAGAGGCGGGGACGTTTCGGCGCGTTTCATCGGGAGACGGGAGCCATTTTGAGATGAGCTCTGCCGAGCTAACGTTGCTGCTTGAAGGCATCGATACGACGGTGTTGCGACGACGCAAAAGATTCAAGGAAAGCTAA